A genome region from Ligilactobacillus cholophilus includes the following:
- a CDS encoding ECF transporter S component has protein sequence MNNSKKISIKKIAILAICIVLNIVGSNLALMLRLPIYLDSIGTILGAALFGPVWGMLAGGITNLIMGLTTDLTSLYYTPVALVLGCLAGFLYRKISPDSFSKVWIVALLISLPGTILSTIITYFVFGGITSSGSSIIVQLLFGMGLSKFWAIFIVQVLTDFLDRLISVYIIAILYRSYKPLKKLKA, from the coding sequence ATGAATAATTCAAAAAAGATTTCAATTAAGAAAATAGCAATTTTAGCAATTTGTATCGTATTAAATATTGTCGGAAGTAACTTAGCTTTAATGTTACGATTACCAATCTACTTAGATTCAATCGGTACAATTTTAGGAGCTGCACTTTTTGGTCCAGTTTGGGGAATGTTAGCTGGTGGTATCACTAACTTGATTATGGGATTAACAACTGACTTAACTTCTCTATACTACACACCAGTTGCATTAGTTTTAGGATGCTTAGCAGGTTTCTTATATCGTAAAATTAGTCCAGATAGCTTTAGTAAAGTTTGGATTGTTGCCTTATTAATCTCATTGCCAGGTACAATTCTTTCAACAATCATTACTTACTTTGTCTTTGGTGGAATCACATCTTCTGGTTCTTCAATCATTGTACAATTACTATTTGGAATGGGATTGAGCAAATTCTGGGCAATCTTTATCGTACAAGTATTAACAGACTTCCTTGATCGATTAATTTCTGTATACATTATTGCTATCTTATATCGTTCATATAAACCATTAAAAAAATTAAAAGCGTAA
- a CDS encoding pyruvate, water dikinase regulatory protein, whose product MNKNIKLYVMSDSIGATAMSLAQAVTVQFPDTKFQVKRFPFITTTSILKGILASAKREDAFIIHTFITEELTNYINDYCQKNSIRHYDGISSLLNELQEKTHEEPLRKPGINHETDKDYFKRIEATEFAVTYDDGKDPSGFLKADIVLLGVSRTSKTPLSLYLANLGYKVANLPLVPHVKIPKEIFEIDKNKIFGLTNDPEILNNIRKERMIAYGLKPNTHYSNIDNIEDELKAANELYKKIGCLVINVAHKSIEETATLILESLPENK is encoded by the coding sequence ATGAATAAAAATATCAAACTCTATGTAATGTCTGATTCGATTGGTGCAACAGCTATGTCTTTAGCTCAAGCTGTAACAGTCCAATTTCCAGATACTAAGTTTCAAGTTAAACGTTTTCCGTTTATCACTACAACCTCAATCTTAAAGGGAATTTTAGCAAGTGCTAAACGAGAAGATGCATTTATTATTCATACTTTTATTACTGAAGAATTAACTAATTATATTAATGATTATTGTCAAAAAAATTCAATTCGTCATTATGATGGTATTAGTAGTCTATTAAATGAACTTCAGGAAAAAACACATGAAGAACCCCTTCGCAAACCTGGAATTAATCATGAAACTGATAAAGATTACTTCAAACGAATTGAAGCCACTGAATTTGCTGTTACATATGATGATGGAAAAGATCCATCCGGTTTTCTAAAAGCTGATATTGTTTTATTGGGAGTTTCACGAACATCTAAAACCCCACTATCACTATATTTAGCTAACTTAGGATATAAAGTTGCTAATTTGCCATTAGTTCCTCATGTTAAAATTCCAAAAGAGATTTTTGAAATCGATAAAAACAAAATTTTTGGTTTAACTAATGACCCAGAAATTTTAAATAACATTCGTAAAGAACGGATGATTGCATATGGATTAAAACCAAATACTCATTATTCAAATATTGACAACATTGAAGATGAATTAAAAGCCGCAAATGAATTGTATAAAAAGATTGGCTGTCTAGTAATTAATGTTGCTCACAAGTCTATTGAAGAAACTGCAACATTGATTTTAGAAAGTTTGCCAGAAAACAAATAA
- a CDS encoding PD-(D/E)XK nuclease family protein — protein MGVQFVLGRASMNHETEMISQLKQWRNQNPNGNFFYLVPEHIKFESEIDVLSKIQDEDDQNKVFASTSVQIFSFTRLAWYFLRNTSVLNKQNLSKTGLSMLITHLLNQLNKDDLVIFSDEQNQPGFAEKLAKQLLELRLSGLEVDDLKKLQKGAQRKHQDNLADKLADLTLIYEKFLSFKIDGEQSLLETYLDSAKLLELLEEYLAQHDLSNYYFLIDGFDQFNATELKIITILMQKAKEVMISLPLTDQASVQIPQTNALFYRTSKLYHRLRKLAKGQKIQVVWAKEARVNSNLQQLENYWINAHELTTNAEYELAPDEKEDITITQTIDRISEIKWVAAKIRRMMAESQNTEHPYEYSDFLILTPQTEKYQNLIEPIFNQFRIPLFTDLTQKMSTHPLVEFVLGIFDVQRHGFNYQSIMRFLKTELFVPELFITGRTLDRLKAKEAAWIEHHPNSKWSFDPEASELYLRQTATFRNTLDVVENYILEHGIHTLSDWKKEWIVKELGLKENETQEELLERERALVINRNANELRKQVVNLFEDFRVGLKKVETGLDFAQLLFDFMEKAHVAETLSKWQQAAIAIQEENHDAMATTLHGEAIDTTRAQQVWNQFCQLLDEYVFALGNEKFDAEMFVNIFQSGFESANYKRVPSTLDQVIFSKSNVLQMQNRKVCFIIGATADVMPMRIDTAELLTEDDRNVLNTIMDIAKISTDKYLPETCELRMAAEPFTNYLAFMSGSEKLFFTYPVNDTDGTDLQISPYVSEIKDALNLPIQKVMLTAPNMGPEIIDYVGTFATTSSELLNLCRQLKHDQKELSQEWVAIFNYIKQHQGNRLLQIFKSLNYQNEILPEQEADENNHKTLDTDLVNELYGNQIMGSISRLETFYKNPYEYFLKYGLKLKPRALYEPTSANVGDYFHNIMAVLIDELQSEGMTLSNLSSSDFDQILSKVIMRVDQLSEFNVFQQTARNRYLQNKLRRSAKKVSRAIYRQHHKKKIFSLKSEATFGFGSDAVLKGKKFISLTNPKDRLLLQGRLDRIDLVEDQNNNLYYNVADYKSGQIKTKLDQFLVKSLNGISLQLLTYLAILRDNQKSMLQMLQNDRALTAALKDAQKDQIKLGSAVYFHLGTPQLKFADYNAQNMVEAQSISDKNFVYDGLFCADVSDLSYIKALGTSYQNDEKIINLDNYKIKLSKGGLNKRTTKNRVYNDGQFNKLLNMDLLKISQATDAIFSGIIDLAPYRLGNATGLDYSDYLPIMTFDTFIGNEFNDLNSNIGDIWEQIESESDRWKQIKDEVEGLDTKRKKGKD, from the coding sequence ATGGGAGTTCAATTTGTATTAGGAAGAGCCTCAATGAACCATGAAACGGAAATGATTTCTCAGTTAAAGCAATGGAGAAATCAAAATCCAAATGGGAATTTTTTTTATTTAGTTCCAGAACATATTAAATTTGAATCAGAAATTGATGTATTATCTAAAATTCAAGATGAAGATGATCAAAATAAAGTATTTGCAAGCACAAGTGTACAAATTTTTTCATTTACACGACTAGCATGGTATTTTTTACGAAACACTTCAGTATTAAACAAACAAAACTTAAGTAAAACTGGATTATCAATGTTGATTACACATTTATTGAATCAATTAAACAAAGATGATCTAGTTATCTTTAGTGATGAACAAAATCAACCTGGATTTGCTGAAAAATTAGCTAAACAATTACTAGAATTACGTTTGAGTGGGTTGGAAGTTGACGATTTGAAAAAACTACAAAAAGGTGCTCAACGTAAACATCAAGATAATTTAGCTGATAAATTAGCAGATCTAACATTGATTTACGAAAAATTCTTATCATTTAAAATTGATGGTGAACAATCTTTATTGGAAACATATTTAGATTCAGCCAAACTTTTAGAGCTGCTAGAAGAATATCTTGCACAACATGATTTGAGTAATTACTATTTCTTAATTGATGGTTTTGATCAATTTAATGCTACTGAATTAAAAATTATTACGATATTAATGCAAAAGGCTAAAGAAGTTATGATTAGTTTACCTTTAACTGACCAAGCTTCAGTCCAAATTCCACAAACTAATGCATTATTTTATCGTACAAGTAAGCTATACCATCGTTTAAGAAAGTTAGCTAAGGGACAAAAGATTCAAGTTGTATGGGCAAAAGAGGCAAGAGTTAATAGTAACTTACAACAACTTGAAAACTATTGGATTAATGCACATGAACTAACAACTAATGCAGAGTATGAACTTGCTCCAGATGAAAAAGAAGATATTACAATAACACAAACTATTGATCGAATCAGTGAAATAAAATGGGTTGCTGCCAAAATTCGGCGAATGATGGCTGAAAGTCAAAATACTGAACATCCATATGAATACAGCGACTTTTTGATTTTGACTCCTCAAACTGAAAAATATCAAAATTTAATTGAGCCAATTTTCAATCAATTTAGAATTCCTTTATTTACTGATTTAACTCAAAAAATGAGTACTCACCCTTTAGTAGAATTTGTTTTAGGAATTTTTGATGTTCAACGTCATGGATTTAACTATCAATCCATAATGAGATTCCTAAAGACTGAATTGTTTGTTCCTGAATTATTTATTACTGGAAGAACTTTAGATCGGCTTAAAGCTAAGGAAGCAGCGTGGATTGAACATCATCCAAATAGTAAATGGAGTTTTGATCCTGAAGCTAGTGAACTTTATTTACGTCAAACAGCTACATTCAGAAACACATTGGATGTTGTTGAAAACTATATTCTCGAACATGGAATTCATACTTTATCTGACTGGAAAAAAGAGTGGATTGTTAAAGAACTCGGACTTAAAGAAAATGAAACTCAGGAAGAATTACTTGAAAGAGAACGGGCACTTGTAATCAATAGAAATGCGAATGAATTAAGAAAACAAGTAGTTAACTTATTTGAAGATTTTCGTGTGGGCTTAAAGAAAGTCGAAACGGGCTTGGACTTTGCCCAACTTCTATTTGATTTCATGGAAAAAGCACATGTTGCAGAAACATTGAGTAAATGGCAACAAGCAGCGATTGCAATTCAAGAAGAAAATCATGATGCTATGGCTACAACATTACATGGTGAAGCTATTGATACTACAAGAGCTCAACAAGTTTGGAATCAATTCTGTCAATTATTAGATGAATATGTTTTTGCATTAGGTAACGAAAAATTTGATGCAGAAATGTTTGTTAATATCTTCCAAAGTGGTTTTGAAAGTGCAAACTATAAACGTGTTCCATCAACATTAGACCAAGTTATTTTCTCTAAATCGAATGTACTTCAAATGCAAAATCGAAAGGTTTGCTTTATTATCGGTGCTACTGCTGATGTTATGCCAATGCGAATTGATACTGCAGAGTTATTAACGGAAGATGACCGCAATGTTTTAAATACTATTATGGATATTGCCAAAATAAGCACTGATAAGTATCTTCCTGAAACATGTGAGTTACGAATGGCAGCTGAACCATTTACTAATTACTTAGCCTTTATGAGTGGCAGTGAAAAACTATTTTTCACATATCCTGTTAATGATACAGATGGTACAGATTTACAAATTTCTCCATATGTTTCTGAAATCAAGGATGCTTTAAATCTTCCAATTCAAAAAGTAATGCTTACAGCACCAAATATGGGTCCGGAAATCATTGATTATGTGGGGACATTTGCTACAACAAGTAGTGAATTATTGAACTTATGTCGTCAATTGAAACATGATCAAAAAGAATTATCTCAAGAATGGGTAGCAATTTTTAATTATATTAAGCAACATCAAGGTAATCGTTTGCTACAAATATTTAAGAGTTTGAATTATCAAAATGAGATTTTGCCAGAACAAGAAGCTGACGAAAATAACCATAAAACTTTAGACACTGATTTAGTCAATGAGTTATATGGTAATCAAATTATGGGCTCAATCTCAAGATTAGAAACATTCTATAAAAACCCATATGAATATTTCTTGAAATATGGATTGAAACTAAAACCACGTGCACTTTATGAACCAACAAGTGCAAATGTTGGGGACTACTTCCACAATATAATGGCTGTTTTAATTGATGAATTGCAAAGTGAAGGCATGACTTTATCAAACCTTAGTTCAAGCGATTTTGATCAGATTTTGAGTAAGGTAATTATGCGAGTTGATCAATTGTCAGAATTTAATGTTTTCCAACAAACTGCTCGTAATCGATACTTACAAAATAAACTAAGAAGATCAGCTAAAAAAGTTTCACGTGCAATTTATCGTCAACATCATAAGAAGAAAATCTTTTCCCTTAAATCTGAAGCTACTTTTGGGTTTGGATCAGATGCAGTCTTGAAAGGAAAGAAATTTATTTCGTTAACAAATCCAAAGGATAGATTGCTCTTACAAGGTAGATTGGATCGAATAGATTTAGTAGAGGATCAGAACAATAATCTTTACTACAATGTTGCAGATTATAAATCTGGCCAAATTAAAACAAAATTAGATCAGTTCTTAGTAAAATCACTCAACGGGATTTCTTTGCAACTATTAACATATTTGGCAATTTTACGAGACAACCAAAAATCAATGTTGCAAATGTTACAAAATGACCGGGCATTAACTGCAGCACTAAAAGATGCACAAAAGGATCAGATCAAGCTAGGTAGTGCAGTATATTTCCATTTGGGTACACCACAATTAAAATTTGCTGATTATAATGCTCAGAATATGGTTGAAGCTCAAAGTATTTCAGATAAGAACTTTGTATATGATGGTCTATTTTGTGCTGATGTTTCAGATCTAAGTTACATTAAAGCACTAGGAACCTCATATCAGAACGATGAAAAAATAATCAATTTAGATAATTATAAAATTAAACTAAGTAAAGGCGGTTTGAATAAGCGAACAACAAAGAACCGTGTTTATAATGATGGACAATTTAATAAGTTACTAAATATGGATTTACTAAAAATTAGCCAAGCTACAGATGCAATTTTTAGCGGAATAATTGATTTAGCACCTTATAGATTAGGTAATGCAACTGGATTAGACTATTCAGACTACTTGCCAATTATGACATTTGATACTTTTATCGGAAATGAATTTAATGACTTGAATTCTAATATTGGCGATATATGGGAACAAATTGAGTCTGAAAGTGATCGTTGGAAGCAAATTAAGGATGAAGTTGAAGGATTAGATACCAAGAGAAAGAAGGGTAAAGATTAA
- a CDS encoding nucleoside hydrolase — protein MNKKKKVIIDCDPGIDDFLALWFALKSPELDVIGITIVAGNVPVEQGVKNALKILKITNRLDIPVYAGAEKPLKKEYISAQDTHGDDGLGESGIPDVTNGICRQNASDFINDTLMTDSDVTIIAIGPMTNIAVAMQKNIQAWENCHELISMGGAFKSFGNCSPVAEYNYWCDPDAAAYVYKHSPVLITMVGLDVTRKIVLTPNIIELVQQENSEVADIIRKITRFYFDFHWKQEKVIGCVINDPLTIAILLDPTICSGFKSYVQINTDNGIGNGQSIVDEKDFYHHTANAEVLTQVDSFKFMKLFLNRVAELDLELLDQILPMIMMEED, from the coding sequence ATGAATAAAAAGAAAAAGGTTATCATTGATTGTGATCCTGGAATAGATGATTTTTTAGCGTTATGGTTCGCTTTAAAATCACCAGAACTTGATGTAATTGGAATTACAATTGTTGCTGGTAATGTTCCGGTAGAGCAGGGCGTAAAAAACGCTTTGAAAATTTTGAAAATCACTAATCGATTAGACATTCCTGTGTATGCTGGTGCTGAAAAGCCTTTGAAAAAAGAATACATCAGTGCCCAAGACACTCATGGCGATGATGGCTTAGGCGAGAGTGGTATTCCAGATGTAACTAATGGAATTTGTCGTCAAAATGCAAGTGATTTTATTAACGACACATTAATGACTGATTCAGATGTCACAATAATCGCAATTGGTCCTATGACAAACATTGCTGTTGCAATGCAAAAGAACATTCAAGCATGGGAAAACTGCCATGAATTAATCTCAATGGGTGGAGCATTCAAATCATTTGGTAATTGTTCACCAGTTGCTGAATATAATTATTGGTGTGATCCTGATGCTGCAGCTTATGTTTACAAGCATTCACCAGTTTTAATCACAATGGTGGGATTAGACGTAACTCGAAAGATTGTTTTAACTCCAAATATAATTGAATTGGTTCAACAAGAGAATAGTGAAGTTGCTGATATTATCAGAAAGATAACACGCTTTTACTTTGATTTCCATTGGAAACAAGAAAAAGTTATTGGATGTGTTATTAATGATCCATTAACGATTGCAATCTTATTGGATCCAACTATCTGCAGCGGCTTTAAGAGTTATGTTCAAATTAACACTGATAATGGAATTGGTAATGGTCAATCAATTGTTGATGAAAAAGACTTCTACCATCATACTGCCAATGCAGAAGTTTTAACGCAAGTTGATTCATTTAAGTTTATGAAACTATTCTTAAACCGAGTAGCTGAATTAGACTTAGAATTATTAGATCAAATTTTGCCAATGATTATGATGGAGGAAGATTAA
- the lepA gene encoding translation elongation factor 4, with translation MDIGEMKERQRHIRNFSIVAHIDHGKSTLADRILEMTDTVSKREMQDQLLDSMDLERERGITIKLNAVELHYKAKDGETYIFHLIDTPGHVDFSYEVSRSLAACEGAILVVDAAQGVEAQTLANVYLALDDDLEIVPVINKIDLPSAQPEKVQEEIEDVIGLDASDAAFTSAKTGLGVDDVLEKIVHDIPAPDGDIQKPLKALIFDSVYDDYRGVVLSIRVVEGIVKPGDKIRLMNSGAEYEVTEVGVNSPKPLKRDCLIAGDVGYLTASIKDIQDTRVGDTVTNADNPTDKPLAGYREMNPMVYSGLYPTDNAKYDDLREALEKLKLNDAALEFEPETSQALGFGFRCGFLGLLHMDVVQERLEREFNMDLITTAPSVTYDVELTDGTRKKVTNPSEMPETSSIKQVYEPFVHAEIMVPNDYVGAVMELCQHKRGQFVTMDYLDDTRVNVIYKMPLSEIIFDFFDKLKSNTRGYASLDYEMDSEQPSDLVKIDILLNGDKIDALSFISHREFADKRARVIVEKLKKIIPRQNFEVPIQAAIGAKIIARATIKAYRKDVTARIHTGDPDRRAKLLDKQKRGKKRMKAIGKVEVPQQAFMAVLKTDDEADGKQ, from the coding sequence TTGGATATAGGAGAAATGAAAGAACGTCAACGTCATATCCGTAATTTTTCAATTGTTGCTCACATTGATCACGGAAAATCAACTTTAGCTGATCGAATTTTAGAAATGACAGATACAGTTTCTAAACGTGAAATGCAAGACCAACTATTGGATTCAATGGATTTGGAACGTGAACGTGGAATTACAATCAAACTAAATGCAGTTGAATTGCATTATAAAGCTAAAGATGGAGAAACATATATTTTCCATTTAATTGATACTCCAGGACACGTTGATTTTTCATATGAAGTATCACGTTCTTTAGCAGCTTGTGAAGGTGCTATTTTAGTTGTTGATGCTGCACAAGGAGTTGAAGCCCAAACTTTAGCTAATGTTTATTTAGCATTGGATGATGATTTGGAAATTGTGCCAGTAATCAATAAGATTGATTTACCATCTGCACAACCTGAAAAAGTTCAAGAAGAAATTGAAGATGTGATTGGATTGGATGCATCTGATGCAGCATTTACTTCTGCTAAGACCGGATTAGGAGTAGATGATGTTTTAGAGAAAATTGTACATGATATTCCTGCACCAGATGGCGACATTCAAAAGCCATTGAAAGCTTTGATTTTTGATTCTGTTTATGATGATTATCGTGGAGTTGTATTAAGTATTCGAGTTGTTGAAGGAATTGTTAAACCTGGCGATAAGATTCGTTTAATGAACAGTGGCGCTGAATATGAAGTTACTGAAGTAGGGGTTAACTCACCTAAACCATTAAAAAGAGATTGCTTAATTGCTGGGGATGTAGGTTATTTAACAGCTTCAATTAAAGATATTCAAGATACTCGTGTTGGTGATACAGTTACAAATGCAGATAATCCAACTGATAAACCTTTAGCAGGATACCGTGAAATGAACCCAATGGTATATTCAGGATTGTATCCAACTGATAACGCTAAATATGATGATTTACGTGAAGCATTGGAAAAACTTAAACTGAATGATGCTGCCTTAGAATTTGAACCTGAAACTTCACAAGCTTTAGGTTTTGGATTCCGTTGTGGCTTTTTAGGATTATTACATATGGATGTTGTTCAAGAACGATTAGAACGTGAATTTAATATGGACTTGATTACAACAGCACCATCTGTAACTTATGATGTAGAATTAACAGATGGCACACGAAAGAAAGTAACTAACCCTTCTGAAATGCCAGAAACTTCAAGTATCAAGCAAGTTTATGAGCCATTTGTTCATGCAGAAATTATGGTACCAAACGATTATGTTGGAGCAGTTATGGAACTTTGCCAACATAAACGTGGACAATTTGTAACAATGGATTATTTAGATGATACACGTGTAAACGTAATTTATAAAATGCCATTGTCTGAAATTATTTTCGACTTCTTTGATAAATTAAAATCAAATACACGTGGATATGCATCACTTGACTATGAAATGGATAGTGAACAACCAAGTGATTTAGTTAAAATCGATATTTTACTTAACGGTGATAAGATTGATGCTTTAAGCTTTATTTCTCACCGAGAATTTGCTGACAAACGTGCTCGTGTAATTGTCGAAAAACTAAAGAAAATTATTCCACGACAAAACTTTGAAGTTCCAATTCAAGCTGCAATTGGTGCTAAGATTATTGCAAGAGCAACTATTAAAGCATATCGTAAAGATGTTACTGCTCGAATTCATACAGGGGATCCAGACCGACGTGCTAAATTGTTAGACAAACAAAAACGTGGTAAGAAACGAATGAAAGCAATTGGTAAAGTAGAAGTACCACAACAAGCTTTCATGGCAGTATTGAAAACAGATGATGAAGCAGATGGAAAACAATAA